Proteins encoded together in one Bradyrhizobium sp. CB82 window:
- a CDS encoding methyltransferase domain-containing protein, translated as MNFRPHNPDGNLATGTRFADMVELTRQVIAAFDRVQRRPWSVEVAALELSKQVGDLARRILTFERYYLPDRDHHPAYATDKDDVANELADILHWLIRLSLHYGIDLERAHYQARSAELGYAGHALSQLGAVHADPATPGVLNMEPAPTAFPPTCSVSAQSVVTHYDKLLCKYYDWMLGGFDQAADASARLFTELKIIGADGATALDLGAGTGVQSVPLATAGFSVTAVDLSACLLAELEKHAKDLPVQPVQGDMLNPATYAKAAPFDIVVCMGDTLTHLGNEQEVYRLFANVMSVLKSGGPLILSWRDMSGPVSPTGAPQAYPVRLDQDRLFTTVIAEAGPYFVSSTDIITVRGEKDWEFGQDSYYKIRLGQMRCVQMLLACGFWIQTVFKSEPLTYVVARRG; from the coding sequence ATGAACTTTCGTCCGCACAATCCTGACGGCAATCTCGCGACGGGAACGCGCTTCGCCGACATGGTGGAGCTCACTCGCCAGGTGATTGCTGCGTTCGACCGGGTGCAGCGTCGTCCTTGGTCCGTCGAGGTCGCGGCGCTCGAGTTGAGCAAGCAGGTGGGTGATCTCGCGCGCCGAATTCTGACATTTGAACGCTACTACCTTCCGGACCGCGACCATCATCCGGCCTACGCGACCGACAAGGACGACGTTGCGAACGAACTCGCGGACATCCTGCATTGGCTAATTCGGCTGTCCCTGCACTACGGAATTGACCTTGAGCGTGCACATTACCAAGCGCGTTCCGCAGAGCTGGGCTATGCCGGCCACGCCTTGTCCCAGCTCGGGGCCGTCCACGCCGATCCGGCAACGCCAGGAGTTCTCAACATGGAGCCAGCGCCGACCGCTTTCCCGCCTACCTGCAGCGTCTCGGCACAATCCGTTGTCACCCATTACGACAAGCTGCTGTGCAAGTACTACGACTGGATGCTCGGCGGCTTCGACCAGGCGGCCGATGCATCGGCCAGGCTCTTTACCGAGTTGAAGATCATCGGCGCCGACGGCGCCACCGCGCTCGATCTCGGAGCCGGAACCGGAGTCCAGTCGGTGCCGCTCGCCACGGCCGGATTTTCGGTGACCGCGGTCGATCTAAGCGCATGCCTGCTGGCCGAGTTGGAGAAGCATGCCAAGGACCTGCCGGTGCAACCGGTCCAGGGCGACATGCTCAATCCGGCAACCTACGCCAAGGCCGCGCCGTTCGACATCGTCGTGTGCATGGGCGACACGCTCACGCATCTGGGCAACGAGCAGGAGGTGTACCGGCTGTTTGCCAACGTGATGTCGGTCCTGAAGTCCGGCGGGCCACTTATCCTATCCTGGCGCGACATGAGCGGGCCGGTCAGCCCGACGGGTGCGCCCCAGGCTTATCCCGTTCGGCTCGATCAGGACCGACTGTTCACGACCGTCATTGCCGAGGCGGGCCCGTATTTCGTGTCTTCGACCGACATCATCACGGTGCGCGGCGAGAAGGACTGGGAATTTGGGCAGGACAGCTACTACAAGATCCGCCTCGGCCAAATGCGCTGCGTTCAGATGCTGCTGGCCTGCGGTTTCTGGATCCAGACGGTGTTCAAGAGTGAACCCTTGACCTATGTGGTCGCAAGGCGCGGCTAG
- a CDS encoding branched-chain amino acid ABC transporter permease, giving the protein MMILSGDPPRSRVLTLILVVIILALAATPYLFPGAKAMNVAAKICIFAALVASYDLLLGYTGTVSFAHTMFYGIGSYAIAIALYSMGPNWGAVATGFVIGLPLAALLALAIGLFSLRVAAIFFAMITLAVASAFQVLASQLSWLTGGEDGRSFQLPELLRPGTVLIPKSLAGFEFNGRTLTFYLVFAASALMILALLRVVNSPFGRVLQAIRENRFRAEALGFRTVFHLTYANCLAALVAASAGILNALWLRYAGPDTSLSFSIMLDILLMVVIGGMGTIYGAIIGATIFILAQNYLQSLMGVASKAAAEAGLPLLPGLLHPDRWLLWLGLLFIASVYFFPTGVVGRLRNAGTKKA; this is encoded by the coding sequence ATGATGATCCTGTCAGGCGACCCGCCGCGGAGCCGCGTTCTCACCCTCATTCTCGTCGTCATCATCCTGGCGCTGGCGGCGACGCCCTATCTGTTTCCTGGCGCGAAAGCGATGAATGTCGCGGCCAAGATCTGCATCTTTGCGGCGCTCGTTGCCTCCTACGACCTGCTGCTCGGCTACACCGGTACGGTGTCGTTCGCCCACACCATGTTCTACGGCATCGGCAGCTACGCGATCGCGATCGCGCTCTATTCCATGGGACCGAACTGGGGCGCGGTTGCAACCGGCTTCGTCATCGGCCTGCCGCTCGCGGCGCTGCTGGCGCTTGCAATCGGGCTGTTCTCGCTGCGCGTCGCGGCGATCTTCTTTGCCATGATCACGCTCGCGGTCGCCTCCGCCTTCCAGGTGCTCGCTTCGCAGCTCTCCTGGCTGACCGGCGGCGAGGACGGACGGAGCTTTCAGCTTCCGGAATTGCTGCGGCCGGGCACCGTGCTGATCCCGAAGAGTCTTGCCGGCTTCGAGTTCAACGGCCGGACCCTGACCTTCTACCTCGTCTTCGCCGCGTCGGCCCTGATGATCCTCGCGCTCTTACGCGTGGTGAACTCGCCGTTCGGCCGCGTGCTCCAGGCGATCCGCGAGAACCGCTTTCGCGCCGAGGCGCTCGGCTTCCGCACCGTCTTCCACCTTACCTATGCCAATTGCCTCGCGGCGCTGGTGGCCGCCAGTGCCGGCATCCTGAATGCGCTCTGGCTACGTTACGCAGGGCCCGACACCTCGCTCAGCTTCTCGATCATGCTCGACATTCTCCTGATGGTCGTGATCGGCGGGATGGGCACGATCTACGGCGCGATCATCGGCGCGACCATCTTCATCCTCGCGCAAAACTATCTTCAGTCGCTGATGGGCGTTGCCTCGAAGGCCGCGGCTGAGGCCGGCCTGCCGTTGCTGCCGGGTCTGCTGCACCCGGATCGCTGGCTGCTGTGGCTCGGGCTGCTGTTCATTGCGAGTGTCTACTTCTTTCCGACCGGCGTGGTCGGACGTCTGCGCAATGCCGGCACCAAGAAGGCGTGA
- a CDS encoding phosphoribosylaminoimidazolesuccinocarboxamide synthase, giving the protein MARENLAALTLTAPEFGPIASAGLAADASARFDALPLVQEGESKILRELAPGLVAIKFKPTIYSMSANRYESVEGTEALRLSASAILWQVLRDAGLSIGVLDVAHDCYVAPYVDAPPVETIVKAALVGTPVHLYHGITEHRTRDGLPLRIGAQHPAYVRFDWRNPLPHKDECMPLWLANRFIDIEAATETALAAFGALRSFLSKRRIEILDICFFIDASGRTIFGEVSPDCMRCKYLGSDLDKDLWRKGRSRAEVSDGWRQFLDLIAA; this is encoded by the coding sequence ATGGCGCGAGAAAACTTGGCAGCCCTGACTCTGACAGCTCCGGAATTCGGCCCGATTGCGTCCGCGGGACTTGCGGCGGACGCAAGCGCGCGGTTCGACGCTCTCCCTCTGGTCCAGGAGGGCGAGTCCAAGATTCTGCGTGAACTCGCGCCGGGCCTTGTCGCTATCAAGTTCAAGCCGACGATCTATTCGATGAGCGCCAATCGGTATGAATCGGTCGAGGGGACCGAGGCGCTGCGACTGTCCGCCAGCGCCATCCTGTGGCAAGTGCTGCGCGATGCGGGTCTCAGCATCGGAGTGCTCGACGTCGCCCATGACTGTTACGTCGCCCCCTATGTCGACGCGCCTCCGGTCGAAACCATCGTCAAGGCAGCCCTTGTCGGCACGCCTGTCCACCTCTACCACGGCATCACCGAGCATCGGACTCGCGACGGCCTGCCACTCCGGATCGGAGCACAACATCCGGCCTATGTGCGTTTCGATTGGCGAAATCCGCTGCCCCACAAGGACGAGTGCATGCCGCTCTGGCTGGCGAACCGGTTCATCGACATCGAGGCCGCCACGGAAACCGCGCTCGCCGCCTTCGGGGCGTTGCGCTCATTCCTCTCCAAGCGCCGGATCGAAATCCTGGATATCTGCTTCTTCATCGACGCCAGCGGACGCACCATTTTCGGAGAAGTCTCTCCCGACTGCATGCGTTGCAAATATTTGGGCAGCGACCTTGACAAGGATCTGTGGCGAAAGGGCCGCTCCCGGGCCGAAGTAAGCGACGGCTGGCGGCAATTTCTGGACCTGATCGCCGCATAG